A genomic stretch from Malus domestica chromosome 15, GDT2T_hap1 includes:
- the LOC103442002 gene encoding probable WRKY transcription factor 40 isoform X1, translating to MDSTWVNTSLGLNLVPFCSADDHQAPATQVASHHDVLAEELNRISVENKKLTEMLTALCENYNTLQSHVRELMITKQQQNNSSDIYRKRKAGSEDYNNVIGLISPGTNTDTSSFSDDQEYSCKKPREHANLKISRVYVRTDASDTRLIVKDGYQWRKYGQKVTRDNPSPRAYYKCSFAPSCPVKKKVQKSAENPCVLVATYEGEHNHMHPESRAEVTLIAPVSPNQNQPPISVSPSMAKRSAPPTFSCDINRISPNTTMCPQETEAATFQQFLVQQMASSLTQDPNFTSALAAAISGRISDHS from the exons ATGGACTCAACGTGGGTGAACACTTCTCTCGGCCTTAATCTTGTTCCGTTCTGCAGTGCCGATGATCATCAAGCTCCTGCCACT CAGGTAGCTAGTCATCATGATGTGTTGGCTGAAGAGTTGAATAGGATAAGTGTGGAGAACAAGAAGCTGACTGAGATGCTAACTGCCCTCTGCGAGAATTACAACACCTTGCAATCCCATGTGAGAGAATTGATGATCACCAAGCAGCAGCAAAACAACTCATCTGATATTTATAGGAAGCGAAAGGCAGGCAGTGAAGACTACAACAACGTGATTGGATTAATTAGTCCCGGGACTAATACTGACACCAGCTCCTTCAGTGATGATCAAGAGTACTCATGCAAGAAGCCAAGGGAGCACGCCAACTTAAAGATTTCTAGGGTTTATGTTCGCACCGATGCATCCGACACACGCCTG ATTGTGAAGGATGGATACCAATGGAGAAAATATGGTCAGAAGGTCACAAGAGATAACCCGTCACCTAGGGCTTACTACAAGTGTTCCTTTGCCCCAAGTTGCCCAGTTAAAAAGAAG GTGCAAAAAAGTGCTGAAAATCCATGCGTACTGGTAGCTACATATGAAGGAGAACACAACCACATGCACCCTGAAAGCCGAGCTGAAGTTACACTGATAGCCCCAGTATCTCCAAACCAGAACCAGCCTCCAATTTCCGTTTCACCATCCATGGCAAAGAGATCTGCACCTCCAACTTTTTCATGTGACATTAACCGGATAAGTCCCAATACTACTATGTGCCCCCAAGAAACTGAAGCTGCGACGTTCCAACAGtttttggtacaacaaatggcTTCTTCCTTGACCCAAGATCCCAATTTCACATCTGCTCTTGCTGCTGCCATTTCAGGAAGAATTTCAGACCACTCATGA
- the LOC103442002 gene encoding probable WRKY transcription factor 40 isoform X2, which translates to MDSTWVNTSLGLNLVPFCSADDHQAPATVASHHDVLAEELNRISVENKKLTEMLTALCENYNTLQSHVRELMITKQQQNNSSDIYRKRKAGSEDYNNVIGLISPGTNTDTSSFSDDQEYSCKKPREHANLKISRVYVRTDASDTRLIVKDGYQWRKYGQKVTRDNPSPRAYYKCSFAPSCPVKKKVQKSAENPCVLVATYEGEHNHMHPESRAEVTLIAPVSPNQNQPPISVSPSMAKRSAPPTFSCDINRISPNTTMCPQETEAATFQQFLVQQMASSLTQDPNFTSALAAAISGRISDHS; encoded by the exons ATGGACTCAACGTGGGTGAACACTTCTCTCGGCCTTAATCTTGTTCCGTTCTGCAGTGCCGATGATCATCAAGCTCCTGCCACT GTAGCTAGTCATCATGATGTGTTGGCTGAAGAGTTGAATAGGATAAGTGTGGAGAACAAGAAGCTGACTGAGATGCTAACTGCCCTCTGCGAGAATTACAACACCTTGCAATCCCATGTGAGAGAATTGATGATCACCAAGCAGCAGCAAAACAACTCATCTGATATTTATAGGAAGCGAAAGGCAGGCAGTGAAGACTACAACAACGTGATTGGATTAATTAGTCCCGGGACTAATACTGACACCAGCTCCTTCAGTGATGATCAAGAGTACTCATGCAAGAAGCCAAGGGAGCACGCCAACTTAAAGATTTCTAGGGTTTATGTTCGCACCGATGCATCCGACACACGCCTG ATTGTGAAGGATGGATACCAATGGAGAAAATATGGTCAGAAGGTCACAAGAGATAACCCGTCACCTAGGGCTTACTACAAGTGTTCCTTTGCCCCAAGTTGCCCAGTTAAAAAGAAG GTGCAAAAAAGTGCTGAAAATCCATGCGTACTGGTAGCTACATATGAAGGAGAACACAACCACATGCACCCTGAAAGCCGAGCTGAAGTTACACTGATAGCCCCAGTATCTCCAAACCAGAACCAGCCTCCAATTTCCGTTTCACCATCCATGGCAAAGAGATCTGCACCTCCAACTTTTTCATGTGACATTAACCGGATAAGTCCCAATACTACTATGTGCCCCCAAGAAACTGAAGCTGCGACGTTCCAACAGtttttggtacaacaaatggcTTCTTCCTTGACCCAAGATCCCAATTTCACATCTGCTCTTGCTGCTGCCATTTCAGGAAGAATTTCAGACCACTCATGA